In the Scyliorhinus torazame isolate Kashiwa2021f chromosome 4, sScyTor2.1, whole genome shotgun sequence genome, one interval contains:
- the LOC140411692 gene encoding zona pellucida sperm-binding protein 3-like → MLVLVGVVCSSDTWQQFLGQRFPWSRVKAISVPQRVPPPPFGSHFRVSEGQSVSPLQTVMVQCAEDKLLVRVQLDLFGTRHLIKAADLTLGSAGCRPTRIYSQNHTVLFDYGLHECGSKLQMSGDFLIYTTHLTHSPEYHGSVIVRTNGAVVPIECRYLRKGNVSSNPIRPTWIPFSSTRSGEGHLSFSLRLMNGDWLTERTSTVYYLGDLIHIEASVSMSNHMPLKLYIDRCVATLSPDKDSTPRYSIIDYNGCLLDSKAEDSFSTFVLPSGEREMDKLRFDLDAFRFFGDDRSLIFITCHLKLAPVDRRDSRNKACTFQKTQNVWSPLEELSIDICACCRVGNCATRELRFGSRGRRDLVAEAESEVGLKWEAEASLGPLIILDTDVTNRLPE, encoded by the exons ATGCTGGTGTTAGTTGGAGTTGTTTGTTCCTCTGATACTTGGCAACAGTTTCTAGGCCAGAGGTTTCCATGGAGCAGAGTCAAAGCCATCTCTGTGCCTCAGAGAGTCCCTCCTCCTCCCTTTGGTTCCCATTTCCGTGTGTCTGAGGGTCAAAGTGTGTCTCCACTGCAGactgtgatggtgcagtgtgcaGAGGACAAGCTGCTGGTCAGGGTCCAGCTGGATTTATTTGGAACCAGGCACCTGATTAAAGCTGCTGACCTGACCCTGGGGTCAGCAGGCTGTCGGCCAACCAGGATCTACTCTCAGAACCACACTGTCCTCTTTGACTATGGGCTCCATGAGTGTGGCAGCAAATTGCAG ATGTCTGGCGATTTCCTGATCTACACCACCCACCTGACCCACAGCCCAGAGTATCATGGATCTGTCATTGTGAGAACGAATGGAGCTGTCGTTCCCATTGAGTGTCGGTACCTTAG GAAGGGCAATGTGAGCAGTAACCCCATCAGGCCCACCTGGATCCCATTCAGCTCCACCAGGTCTGGAGAAGGACATCTTTCATTCTCCCTGCGCCTAATGAATG GTGACTGGCTCACCGAGCGCACTTCCACTGTCTACTACCTGGGTGACCTCATTCACATTGAGGCCTCTGTTTCAATGAGTAACCACATGCCCCTGAAGCTCTACATTGACCGCTGTGTAGCTACATTGAGCCCAGACAAGGACTCCACACCGAGATACAGCATTATTGACTACAATGG TTGCCTCCTGGACAGCAAAGCTGAGGACTCCTTTTCAACCTTTGTGTTGCCAAGTGGTGAGCGGGAGATGGACAAGCTCCGGTTTGACTTGGATGCATTCCGTTTCTTTGGAGATGACCGTTCCTTG ATCTTCATCACCTGTCACCTGAAATTGGCTCCAGTGGATCGGAGAGATTCCAGGAACAAAGCTTGTACTTTCCAGAAGACACAGAATGT CTGGAGCCCATTGGAGGAATTGAGCATTGACATTTGTGCCTGTTGCCGTGTGGGTAACTGTGCCACAAGGGAGCTGCGATTTGGATCCAGAGGAAGGAGAGATCTTGTAGCTGAAGCTG AGAGTGAAGTTGGATTGAAGTGGGAAGCTGAGGCCTCACTTGGACCCCTGATCATTCTGGATACTGATGTGACCAACAGACTCCCTGAATGA